Genomic segment of Pseudomonas iranensis:
AATCGAACAAGATCAAGCGTTGTTTTGTTTGGCCTTGGCGCGCATTTTCTCGGCCATGGAAGTCATTTCGTTGTAGAGCAGTTGCGGATTCTTCTGTTTCAGCGCCCAGGCCATGCGCCCTTGTTCGTGGGGCAGAATCAAGAACTCGCCGGCGGCGACTTGCTGATAGATGTAGTCAGCGATGTCGGCGGCACTGATCGGCGAACTTTCCAGCAACTTGCCGACCTGGGCTTTCATGGCCGGGGTCGGGCCACGGAAAGAATCGAGCAAGTTGGTCTGGAAGAATGAGGGGCAAACCACATGCACCGCCACTTCCTGCTGCGCCAGTTCGATCAGCAGACTTTCCGACAACGCCACTACGCCGGCCTTGGCCACGTTGTAGTTGCTCATTGCCGGGCCTTGCATCAACGCGGCCATGGAGGCGATGTTGATGATCTTGCCCTTGCTCTGTTCCAGCAGCGGCAAGAACGCCTTGCAGCCTTTGACCACACCCATCAGGTTGATCGCGATCTGCCAGTCCCAGTCTTCCAGCGACAACTCGCTGAAGAATCCGCCCGAGGCGACCCCGGCATTGTTGACGATGATGTCGATGCCGCCGAGCTTCTCCTCACAGGCCTGGGCGAAGGCGGTGAGCTGGCTGTAATCGCGCACGTCACAGCGCTGGATGAAACCGTCACCGCCCGCCTCGCGCACCAGTTTCAGGGTTTCCTGCAGGCCGGGCTCACTGACATCGGACAAGGCCAGCCGCCAGCCTTCACGGGCCCAGCGCAGCGCGATTTCGCGACCCAGGCCTGAGCCTGCACCAGTGATCATCATGCGATTTTGCATAGCGGACAGCCTTGTTGTTCCGGGAAAGATGCGCCGAGTGTAGCGAAGGAACTTCGTTCGCCCACGCTCCATCCAGTTGCTGAATGGAGGATCAAAAGATTGCAGTTGTCATCGTTTTGGGGATGGTCCGCAGTAGGAGCTGCCGAAGGCTGCGATCTTTTGCTTTTCTGCTTTAAAGGAAATAACCGAGCAATCCAAATACATTAAAAAAACATTGAATTATTTTTCATCGGCGCAAGTCGGAACATGTAAGCCGGCTGGAATTTAGTTGCTCTCCAGCTGCCCACTGAGCATCAAGACTCTTCCAGACTCTGAACAAGGAAATCACCCATGGGCACAATTCTAATCATCATCCTGATCCTGTTGCTGATCGGTGGTCTGCCGGTCTTCCCGCACTCCAGAAGTTGGGGTTATGGCCCGTCGGGCATTATCGGCGTGGTGTTGGTCGTGCTGCTGGTGCTGTTGTTACTCGGCAAGATATGACGATTTGAAGCTGTAAAAAAAGAGGCCCTTTTGCAAGGGCCTCTTTTTTATTGCGTGGACTTTAGCCAGTCATCAGTCCGGCTTGCCATGAATGACACCGGCGGTGTTATCGAGCAAGCTCTTGGTCGCGGTTTGCAGGAACGCTTCAAGTTTGAGT
This window contains:
- a CDS encoding SDR family oxidoreductase, which gives rise to MQNRMMITGAGSGLGREIALRWAREGWRLALSDVSEPGLQETLKLVREAGGDGFIQRCDVRDYSQLTAFAQACEEKLGGIDIIVNNAGVASGGFFSELSLEDWDWQIAINLMGVVKGCKAFLPLLEQSKGKIINIASMAALMQGPAMSNYNVAKAGVVALSESLLIELAQQEVAVHVVCPSFFQTNLLDSFRGPTPAMKAQVGKLLESSPISAADIADYIYQQVAAGEFLILPHEQGRMAWALKQKNPQLLYNEMTSMAEKMRAKAKQNNA
- a CDS encoding DUF3309 family protein → MGTILIIILILLLIGGLPVFPHSRSWGYGPSGIIGVVLVVLLVLLLLGKI